Sequence from the Eleginops maclovinus isolate JMC-PN-2008 ecotype Puerto Natales chromosome 14, JC_Emac_rtc_rv5, whole genome shotgun sequence genome:
gatcagagtacttctacttttactcaagtataagatctgagtacttcttaatttactcaagtacaagatctgaatacttctacttatactcaagtacaagatctgagtacttctacttttactcaagtacaagatctgagtacttctaccacctctgaTATTTGTCCATGTGTCAATACTTCACAAACAGCTGATGAGGCTGGTTACAATATTAGCCTGAATAGATACATTTGGTGTTGGGTAACGTGTTTTCAGTGATCTGTCCATGCACCCAGGCTGCACTGACCTGTGTGGCTTCCCTGAGCCGGTAGCACACATCCTCAGCCAGCAGTGTAGCCACATCGTCGCCGAGCTCCACGCCTGTACTCTCGGCCATGAGTTTGACGGAGTCCCGGGAAACCTCGGCAAAGCGACGCTCCTCACGGTCCGCCATGTTCACGGCGGCCACTCAGAAGCTGGGGAGGAAAAGCTCCTACGTTATCGTTAAGTGCAGCCAGTGGCCCTTTACATCTTCTTGGACACCAAATATGAAGCGGACATCGACAAGTCTTTTTAGGACCTCCGGGCCTCCGTAGAAAAGCACTTCCACAGCTTGTGTTGTAAAGTTTAGATTCAGAATATATCGACATTGATTCGTTTATGTGAATAAGCTATATCCCGAATTTATTAAAGCACATATCAGATTCGTTGCAGGTCTTTTCTTGTAAACTACCCGTAATGTATTAGTGATATTACTTCAacctttaaaaatgaacaacttTTTGAACGGGAACTGGCACACAAGTGTTGGGGTCTCTTCCCAGCATGCTCACAACATGAAATCAGGGTTCCGTCTATCAGCTGGAACAAACTATTTCAATGGGACTATTGTGAAAAATAGTAAAAACCAAATACAACTTCAGATTGTCCGGTGTGTAAATGTCtgtcactgcatcagttaggtTAAATCAGAGTAAAACACAGTGAGGCAACCAAATCACCTTGCTAGCCGGAGCCATAACAGTACTGGTTGTAGCTAGCAACAATCATTCGAGGTGCTAATAGCTAAAGTTAGCTGTATACGGATAAAGAAATGCAACGCATCAAATCTTCTGTAACAAGACTTTACCTTCTTATCTAGAACGTCCGATCCTCAAAGGAAGGTTTTACATCGGCGTATCTTCTATAAACCACACTGTAAACATTAGGCGCTCCATTAACAGTGGAAAGTTAGAAAGCATAAGAAAGTGACATCCGTAGAACCCTTCAGAATAAGGCAACACTGGGGAGACAATTCAGTCTATATTTGAAGAGTGTGACGCAATGAGGGTCAAATAAAGTGTCTCACGGAAAAGTGTGTAAAGAGTCAACGTTGGGTTGGTGCATTTCAAACGTTTTCTTGAATtaactgaatatatttaacCTATACAAGTGTCTCATCCGGTTTTATTGTGGCTAACATGTAGACATGTTCCGTATACTAGTGAAGCGCTTGGAGTTAAAggcttgtgattggtcaattgaAAAGTATTGAGAGTTACCGATTGGTTTATTGAAAACTCGTCAAACACAGGTGGGCTCTCATGGTTCAACTGAAACACTAAAagaaattggaaaaataaaaatgtcagataCTGACTGGCATTTAAACTGTGCGAGTCATGAACCTGGCATCTAATGGTCAGTGCTTCTACTACAGTCTTGCTATTCAGCTCCTAGGCTTTCCACTTGATGTTGGAACCTGGagctacagtgtgtgtggtgaaaGGCAGGAGCAACCATGCAATGCGTTTGTCCTCAAGAATCCGAAGAGAAAAATTTAAAGTTTGACTTTCCCCCCGCGACATTCATGTCaatattttaagaataaaagcACCACTACTTGCGCCGTGCAAATTTCAAACACTCAACGTGTACAGTCAAACTGGGAAGGCCTTAAGAGGAACACTACGGCCTGAAATATTGTAGCAGTATGATTTCCTGTTTACTCAGCCCACTAATGGATATACCTACCGAACCGAGTTCTCATTTAATGACTTCAAGGTTTAAGCAAAACTTCCAAATATTTGCAGGTGGAAATGTTTAAGATCTGGAAACCACAACATAAATGAGAGATTAAAATTAGTTTATTCATGATTCTGAGGTCAGACATCTCATATACTCAGttcattaataaagtatttacaatagtttaaaaaataatatacatacacacacagcatcaaCTTTACATTTTCCAGACCACTTGATCTGAAATTAAACAGTTAAAGACCTGTCTAACCTGCTGACATAAGCGCTCAGGTCTAACAacctaaataaaaatatagataATGCAGTCCCTATGGAAAGAGGAACATAAAAACAATGTCACTAAAACAGGTTTAAGGGAGCTGTGGTGTTCAGTGCTGAATTCTATTAACGGCCGCTTCCTGTCAGAGTGCCCGGTTGTCCTACATCTCCTGCGCCTTGCTgctctccagctgctgcagacgGAGGGCCAGCGGCAGCAGCAGGTTGTTCAGGTGCTGGCTGGAGAAGGTGAAGGCGTTGTGTGCTGTGGCCTCTGCAGGGGGGGTGTTGACAGGGGAGGCTGATGGTGGAGATGATGAGGTAGAAGAGGTGAAGAAGGAGTTGGGGGAGTCTGAACCAGGGGACAGCTGGGGGAAGAAGGTCTGCTCGGGGGTTTTGATCTTGTTGGGGAGGCCGTGCTGGAAGCTGCACCGTGTGCCGTACAGGCAGAACCCGAATGAGCTGAAGGTGTGGCACAGAGCTCCACGAGGCTTCCACTCCTTGGAGTGTGGTGGGAAATGGGGGCTGGAAACATATGGTGGTGGAGTCTTCACCTCGACAGCAGCAGGCGACTCCAGACCACTTCCGAGGTCACCAGCCATTACATGCAGGAAGCTACAGCGGGTGCCAAAGGGACAAACGCCAAAGGAGCGGAAGGTGTGGCAGGCGACATTCTTGCGGCGGCGATAGTAGGGCCGCTGCTCGGTGGAGTTGTGGACGAACAGGCAGCGGCTGCCGTAGTGACAGTTGCTGTTCATGTGGAAGCTTCGGCACAACGCTGTCTTGTACTTTGGGTGGCGGGAGGGCACGTGGAGCTCGTGGAGGCCGTGGGCGAACTGGCAGCGCTCGGCGTACTTGCAGGAGCCGTTAGTCGAGTATCTGCTGCAGAGCTCTGTCTTGTAGCGGGTGGAGCAGACCGAGTGGGTGAGGGGCGGGGAGGCAGAGTCTCCCCGTGGGAGCAAGGCCCTAGCCAGGGAGAGCTCTTGAACACCAGAGTCTCCATCCGAATCCTCGCTGGACAGCAGGTTGTCCACCAGCGCCTTGTCTTGGTGGGTAGGCAGGAACAGGGCGTCACTACTGGtctgaaagaaagacaaagttCAGAGATCGAGTTAGCATGGTAGAAGAAACACCTGCTCTGTCTACGTGCAGGAATCTGTTCCATTGGCTTCTGAAACTTCATGTAGTTGTAGAGACAGTTTCCTGTAGACCAGGTCTGCCAATTTCAGGAAAAATTCCATCTACTGCTCCTTTAGACACTACAAATTACATGTACAGGGTTTGAGCCAACAATGCTATGGGTAAGATGATGACTCAGGACCAACATTTAGTACTCTATAAAGCAACGTATTAAGGAACTGTTAGGCAGGAGTGAGGAATAAATTCAGCTCTGGTGTGGTGGTATTttgattcaaaatgttacacaaTTCTACTAACCGAAGTCAAATAAGTCAAAAGTGTAGGCAGCATTGTCTATAGCAAAAATAGCTGGACTTACCTCAAGCATGGCTGCAGAGAGATGGGGTTGCTTGTTGGGGATTTGCGAGGTAACTGCGGCAGAACAGAGTCTCCAAACCGGTCTGAAAAACGGAAAGCCTGGGTGGTGTTAGAAGAATGGCACTGCTGGGTTGTTATGGAGTCACAAGCAACGAATGAGTGTTCCCCATGCGCCTTTTTAAACCGGCCTCAGTTCCCGCCTTCCACACAAAATGAGCATCAGGTGTGCTCGACGTCCACGTCACGAAACGACCGACCAATCGCGTTCAGACACGGGACTCGAGCTGATGACGCAGGGATAATATTAGTGTACTTTAATGTGCAGTATGACAAATACATTCAACGTGTATTCGTGTATTGTAAAATAAGTGAATTAAGAAACCGGAAGTTGGTTAATACTTCATATGTATTGTTCTATGCACGtactttcatttgaatgttttttgaaaGTGTATTTGCTGTCCTTGACAGCGAAATAGCTGATTAGTTTATCAAAGGATTTAATCAACATCCTCCACTGTTAGCGGTGAATGCCACATTCATTTAGGTTGGCCGAAGTTAACACCTCAGTCAACAAAGCTTCTAATTAAAAGCCGTCTGGTAGAACACAGCTGAGTACTGATAGACTAATGTGTCCTTTAGCTACTCTTTGTTACAGCTTTTCTTTATCAGACCCAAAGCAAAAAGCgctttacattaaataaatatttgtcatAATTAAATTATGGAGAAAAACTCAGTCGAAGGTTGAAAACGCATCTCTACACAATAAGTGTTCACTAGCTCTGCTAAATTTGATTACGACTTGGATTCTAGGACTCTGGTCTTTGTTTACTGTAACTTGTTTGGGTTTATTTTGTCAACAAGAAAAGAAGCAGTGGTTGAAAAAGTATTTAGaagtactaatactacactgtaaaaatattacatttattaggctacaagtaaaagtactgaatCAAGAACGGTACTTAAGTAAGAGTATTTAATTAAGAttaggaaaatgtacttaaactATTAGGAGTAAAAGTACCCATTACAGAAAAAGTTCAAACAAACCGcaacatttccaacacattttaaaagcaaaagcagaacatcttcaCATTTAATAACCTGGAACTAGGACATTCTTTTAATAGAAGTGTTCTCAGCGAAAATGCTGATAACACTCATGATTTAAGTTACTTAAATATATTATTCGATTTCTAAAGTGTTTGGTGtcaaaaactgaattaaaaaagtaCCTAgtaaatcaaactgtaaaataaatttAGTGGagcaaaaaagtacaaaatgggctttcaaaatgtagtagagtagaagtatacagtagtataaaatgaaaatactttgGTAAATTACAAgcacctcaaatgtgtacttatgTACAGTACttacagtaaatgtacttagttactttccaacACTGAAAACAAGTCCCAACAAATCTTATTTACATCAGCTATAAAAGCCAACTCTAAACTTTAGGGAAACTAAAAATGAACCagaatgttaaaaaataaagctgcaAGTGGTAAACCTATTAAGAATTTAATTGCAAAATTAACGACTGAGTTATGtgcaaaattacaaataattatcTGAGCTATTTCATCTCATTGTTTCTGTTGGTTTTTGTCCAGAACGTTTTCAAAATTAAACTTGAGGgttaatatttttataaacagGGTCTGAATTTCTATTTTTATAGTAATGTTATGTATGGAAACAGACATTGTATGAGTTGATGGTTGAGGATGTTATCTTATTTCTTAGATCATTCCaccatgtatttaaaaatgtaatttactaATTTCCATTAAAAACTAGTGAACTGAATCTCTTCCAGTTATTTTTAACAGTGAAAATAATTACCTGAcatttgaggatttttttttcttcttacaaaaacctctttaaattatacattatttaaaatgtgactcaAAACAAAGCATCATTACAGATTACCTTAATATGTTGAGTTAGACAACCTAGAGTAAGTAGATTTCAATCAAGTAAACACGAAGAAACTGATATCGATTTCCATGAACTCTCTGTAATGGTCGAGTTCTATAACCTTGTGTAGCGCCCTGGTGAACACAGTGGAGAAAGAGCCCATGACTGACcacgaagaaaaaaaaaatctttatttcttttcttatcAAGATACATTAAAGGATACAGAGACATCggaataaaaaacacttgagAAAAAGTTTCAGTTGTAGCATGTTTGTCTCTCCATCATACAAAAATCAGCACCCTGTCCCTTTTGAATGTCGCCCCCGGTTCAAATGACAATCCCCCACCCCCAACCACCCTATGAAGGAGAGCAATGTttcacatgtacagtatagCCTATTAGAGCCATCTCCACAATAATGGAGCAGAATTACACACTTCAGAtgtaaaaaagtttaaaatatgCCAGTTTTCCACTTGTCTTTACACAGATTAGTATTTGCTACAAACTCAACACTtcaaatttcttttttttttggagaaaTATTACAAAGCCCACATTGGGACCAAACTTGCGTATAAAACCAGTGGAAGCCCTCACTGCTGTGGGGGATTGACAGGAATTATAATCACCCAATTAACAACTTGCTTTCACTACTCACTCTTTCATAACGGCACAAACAAGGGGAAGCAAAATAAACGAAGGAAATGAAAGCACGTAGAGACAGCCGAAGATTTCTTCCGCATTGTTGTCATACCCAATCACAATCAAAGACATCGTTCTGTCCTGcatcaacacatttacagaaGAGGATaaaggcctttttaaaaaaagttccaGATGAATTCTTACTTTTTCAGAACTTCGTTTTTGGCCCTAATTGTCTTCCGTACATTTACatattgctgcttttttttcattctttaaaaaaaacaaagaaacagactTTCATCAACTGACCAGTAACAAAATCGCATCAGTTTCCTTCAAACCAACCAAACAGTACATTGTCAGAAATGCTGTGGCTTTAATTTACCATGACCCCACGATTAAAAGTGTCCACTCACAATGGACAGTGTCaaactttgtcttttttttttccttttctctttttgcacaTTATGGCTTCATTTTGGACTTCTGCAGACTCAAACATAGTACCTCAAAGCCAAATGTGTTGTCCCATCATGGAAAGTCACACAGTAACTCCAAATCCATGCTGACCACAATCATTAGATTTCCATCCAACACTATGATCCCCTCCTTTAAGCAATGCCTCCCCCCCTCGCCCTTTTTGATTCCAGTCAGCCAGTTCTAATGAATTAGAGGAGGGCAAGAGAACAAAAGCAAGGGAACTGCTCTCTCCAAACCATATAAAAGCTATAAAAGCACGATGAgaagaaagacaacattttgCTCCACTCCAAGTATTTGTATCTACTTAAATGGCTGCTGTGATGCCTGGGAGATGGTACAGAggtttaaataaaagcaaaactatTGAATAAGCACAAAACCAGTTTGAGCAGGTCAGGACTACCATGTCAGTACTTTTTAAAACTGGATTCGTTTTCTCGCCACCTGTTGGTtgatttttttacagtttaaaaaagggacatgtGTAGCATTAAGAACCTCAATTAACAAGTTTGATTACATAACTTAGAAtaaaattaacatttaattgtGACTATCGAAGGCTTTGGAAAATTGTTCTAGgcaattttaaaataatatattcagaTGATTTCTTCAGCGGGTTCAATTATGATAGCAACAATCGTCATTTTCCAGCCCTGTAACTGACATTACATATTGTGTGCACAGACGTGAACCTGGACTGAGAGACTGGTTTTGTGCTCACTCAGTAATTTTGACGTGCATATGGGAAGGAGCTGTCAGGATTTATTTAGTTAGTTATTAAATTAAACCTTCGACCTGTTCATTTGTCCCACTCCTGTCATACTGTGGGTGCCACCCCCCCTTATAGGTGCATATATTTACACAAGGATAGAgatgtggaggaaaaaaaaagtgtgcttTATCACCGTTGTTTCAGGATGAGAAATATCTTgatttaaattacacattttaaaaacaggcGGCATCGAAAAGGGGAGCAAAAATAACTCTGGAGCtggaataaaacacaacaaagcccagggtgttttgtgtgtgtgtgtgtgtatgtgtgtaatgtaatgaaatgtacAGTCAtaagtgcgtgtgtgtgtgtgtgtgtgtgtgtgtgtgtgtgtgtgtgtgtgtacatgtgtgtttcgGACATATCAACTTTGGGGAAGTAACAGAGGACTAACGAATAATGACACAGAAATAGGGGAAAGAAAAGACTACTGTATGGTGTTCTGTGCTGCCTGTTAAGTGACGGCCTGAGCACAGACCCCCCCACTCCCACCCGACCCCAGTGTCCTGTTAAAAGACCCCTCCTGTCTCGCCGCTTCAGTCCTCCAGGACGATGGGTTCGCTGGTgctggaggggagcaggggcATGACCAGGGAGCGGGGGGGGTGGCGGCAGTTTGATCCGGACCAGGAGGTGGGGTTTCCTCGCCGCCCGACGCATCTCGGACTGAGTCAGATGTTTCCTCAGAGCCCTGGGGGGGGGAAGAGAGCACCGGAATATCAGAAACAAGgcatacatacatttatactACTTCctacctttcacaataaaagcctggTTGGATTTTCAGATGACCATACTGTTTCAGttatttgttactttttctaacaaataacttttctttttatattttattccatGTTCTGTCCTCTGTCATGTTCCTTTAGtttaggaaaaacaaaggaGTTCTGATTGTGAAACCTTACTTCACTACCACATGTGTTCTTCATTGTTTAGGTGCCAGGATTGAATAGGGGGGAGATGTACCTGGTGTCCTTGGTAGCCACGAACACCACAGGGTTGGGGGCCTCCCCCTGGCTGACCTTCTGCCTCTTGATGACCGACTGAGAGGTGGTCCTCATACCTGAAGTGTACGGCCTCCCATTGGCTGGGTAGGGCACGCCTGCAGCCTGTGAACCAATGAAAGACCAAACAGTGAATAAACCGTGTCCACTCTTACAGGcgagtgtgtggtgtgtgtgtgtgtgtgtgtgtgtgtgtgtgtgtgtgtgtgtgtgtgtgtgtgtgtgtgtgtgtgtgtgtgtgtgtgtgtgtgtgtgtttgtggggtaCACTTACGCTTTCAAAGCCTCTCTTTCCCAGCAAGCTCTGGCCCACACGAGGCTGGTTGCTGGCCTGGTTCCTGTTGATGGGGGTCGGGGGTCCTCTGGACGCCTTCAGTTTCAGAGGAGCTGTGATGGCTGCGGGGAAACGAGAACACTTAAAAACCCGCCCTTCTGATTCAGAGACTTGCTGAGCAGAGATCACTACTCTCTCACCTAAATCCTTCACGATGTTGGCCAGGGACGGTCGAGGGATCACCTTCGTCTTTACAGGAGTCTTCGTGGCTTTGGGCAGCCTGGTtatacctgcacacacacatccatcatcagAACAACATGTGGATTAGATTAATATAATTAATCATTTACATAGTTACATCAAGGAATAATTcaataagaaaaacacttttggatACTAAACTGAACACACTGAATATTACCTTTTTAGTAgcttaacattttttacaagCGACCACCACCcttttaatctgtatgtatttAACAGGTttaaattatatcatttattttgttattttattagggacaatgcattttaaattggacgtttaatctttattattcttgttatttatgttttactattgttattttatttgattttattattataataaatatttgtatttattataataataaaaatataaaatgttaaaacaaacaaatatttttatttatttgttttaacattttattgtatttattaattttgtattatgtctccatttatataataaaatataattatcttattttatttttaccttgtGTTGCTTGAGCTCTTATTCTATGTTATCTATTTTATATCGGGTTTTTGTTGAGTGTCCTTGAGTTTTTAGCGCTATATAAGtgtcatgtattattattattttgatctGAATGTGTGCTGAAGTGAATTTCTAGttttgtgatgtgtgccatGTAGTGAAACACTGAGCTGCACCTGGTGTATGAAGAGCGCTTTACAAATtcagctttattatttttattactgAAGTGAGATCataacagatgtgtgtgtacatacactCAGCCTTGACGGCATTGGCGTTGATGGAGGCGTAGGGCCGGCGTGCGGCGCGCCGCGGCTGCAGGATGTCTTCACACACCCGCCGGGCGATGCGGGTCAGCTTGGTGGTCTGCAGGATGAACGTCTGTCGGTTCTTGGCCAGCAGCTTGGCCCGCCCCTCGTTGCGGGTGAACGGCGACAAGCCCTGCACTTCCTGGCGGGTCATGTGACCACGGGGGCCGGTCTCCTGGACGGGGGGGGAGCAAACCATAAGGATGCAACTCAAGTGGTCCACTCTTAAAGACAGTGTGTGAACGGCTTCTTCCTAACTCACACGGgacctctctctgctgttgaCTGATGAGGAAATGTTGAATGGTACTTACAGAGCCAGTTCTTGCAGCGCCCTCTAGCTGTGTGGGGGTCTTCAGGCCTCCGTACTTCTTCCAGTAGATCCAGCAGGAGGCGCACAGTCTGCACTGCATGTTGGGAGGCCCCCAGGCATACCACTGAGCAGACTGGGCCGCTGTGGATGAAGAGAGAACCAGCATTAGGAGAGGGCATCTCAACAGGCTGCTACTCATTTACATAAGAGCCAAAAGGCAAGCCCAGCAGGTCCCAGGGTGTGCTTCTCTACGTTTGCTTTATCATCTTTTTTCAAGGTTGTTTctgatgaaaataatatttgtagtTAGCAAAGtgtcattcaaatataaatccaCATGCCTTGACGATGTCATTCTTTATAAAGCCTTCTTGATCAACTGTTTTAAAGCgtaataataaacacagataatATTTGACCGGATCACATCCAATTGGGTGCTGTTAATTAAAGTCATGCCGGTCGGAAATTCTGCATCCAGGTAGCATAACGAAAGATCCTGACTGAAGCGTAAAAAGGTTTGCTTCTGAGCCTCAAGCCTCCTTAGTTCTGCAGTGGTTAAATGTGATTAACTTTAGTTTGGATGT
This genomic interval carries:
- the cth1 gene encoding cysteine three histidine 1 — its product is MLETSSDALFLPTHQDKALVDNLLSSEDSDGDSGVQELSLARALLPRGDSASPPLTHSVCSTRYKTELCSRYSTNGSCKYAERCQFAHGLHELHVPSRHPKYKTALCRSFHMNSNCHYGSRCLFVHNSTEQRPYYRRRKNVACHTFRSFGVCPFGTRCSFLHVMAGDLGSGLESPAAVEVKTPPPYVSSPHFPPHSKEWKPRGALCHTFSSFGFCLYGTRCSFQHGLPNKIKTPEQTFFPQLSPGSDSPNSFFTSSTSSSPPSASPVNTPPAEATAHNAFTFSSQHLNNLLLPLALRLQQLESSKAQEM
- the mta2 gene encoding metastasis-associated protein MTA2, with amino-acid sequence MSAAAASRDITLFHAMDTLQKNSYDLAKAMSTLVPQGGPVLCRDEMEEWSASEAMLFEEALEKYGKDFNDIRQDFLPWKSLASVVQFYYMWKTTDRYIQQKRLKAAEADSKLKQVYIPTYTKPNPNQIMAPGSKPGMNGAAGFQKGLSCESCHTAQSAQWYAWGPPNMQCRLCASCWIYWKKYGGLKTPTQLEGAARTGSTGPRGHMTRQEVQGLSPFTRNEGRAKLLAKNRQTFILQTTKLTRIARRVCEDILQPRRAARRPYASINANAVKAECITRLPKATKTPVKTKVIPRPSLANIVKDLAITAPLKLKASRGPPTPINRNQASNQPRVGQSLLGKRGFESAAGVPYPANGRPYTSGMRTTSQSVIKRQKVSQGEAPNPVVFVATKDTRALRKHLTQSEMRRAARKPHLLVRIKLPPPPPLPGHAPAPLQHQRTHRPGGLKRRDRRGLLTGHWGRVGVGGSVLRPSLNRQHRTPYSSLFFPLFLCHYSLVLCYFPKVDMSETHMYTHTHTHTHTHTHTHALMTVHFITLHTYTHTHTKHPGLCCVLFQLQSYFCSPFRCRLFLKCVI